The nucleotide sequence aaatgtttgatttgaatatataaataatactaCCTTTAAAGTATGTAATGGATAGCACAACAGCTGACGTTTCTTGCGATATAGCCACACGTGGGATCAGTTCCTGGATTGTTCCGTTGGTCTGTTCACTAACCCACTGATTAATTCGATTTCGAGCACATTCAGGATCTCTATGAAACGCAACCTACACAAAGTTTGATAAGGCAGAACTCATACTCACATGCTCAGTCAGTGCATTGTAATGCTGCTtgatgatatttctaaatcgtTTCTCAATCTGCACATCCTCATTTACATAGAAtctattttcaatgattatctcAACACTCTCATCAGGCTTCGAAAGATCAGCCAGAAGTTCACCAATTGCGCTGTGGATTATTTCCTGTTCCAAGCAATCAGGTAACAGCATCGCTTTTATCAACTCAGCATTCGTATTGTTTGCACTTCCACAGAAGATCATTCCGAGGGCAGTATAGATATTGAAAGGGGAGAGAAATGTATTCTCCAAATAACCTGGAAGCAACAAATACATCGTGAGGAACGCACTTACCCTCGTTTCTTTTCAAAATCTCCCTATAAAGCTTCTCGCTGAAGTTTCTAAGGGATTGTATTACATCCATCACGGTTGAAATTAGTGTGCTAAATGGTTAGCTTGAAAAAACTATTTGTAGTGGAAGAACACTACAAATGGTACGTGAATAAGTCATTATTAAGAACTGCGAAGTGATAATAGGATATTATAATATAGTAAGACGTTTTTGATCATGCAGATACTTTAACTGACTCAGGTACTTGCAATTTTCTTCATGAACATCGTAGCTTAGTGATTTCGACCTTTATTTTAGTCTTATTTCGGAATATACTTCAACCGAAAGCATTAA is from Schistosoma haematobium chromosome 6, whole genome shotgun sequence and encodes:
- the SERPINB13 gene encoding Serpin B13 (EggNog:ENOG410V4H4~COG:V~MEROPS:MER0135501) encodes the protein MDVIQSLRNFSEKLYREILKRNEGYLENTFLSPFNIYTALGMIFCGSANNTNAELIKAMLLPDCLEQEIIHSAIGELLADLSKPDESVEIIIENRFYVNEDVQIEKRFRNIIKQHYNALTEHVAFHRDPECARNRINQWVSEQTNGTIQELIPRVAISQETSAVVLSITYFKGSIIYIFKSNIYYLSFYFFITVFYICCQLYV
- the SERPINB13 gene encoding Serpin B13, variant 2 (EggNog:ENOG410V4H4~COG:V~MEROPS:MER0135501) encodes the protein MDVIQSLRNFSEKLYREILKRNEGYLENTFLSPFNIYTALGMIFCGSANNTNAELIKAMLLPDCLEQEIIHSAIGELLADLSKPDESVEIIIENRFYVNEDVQIEKRFRNIIKQHYNALTEHVAFHRDPECARNRINQWVSEQTNGTIQELIPRVAISQETSAVVLSITYFKGSIIYIFKSNIYYLSFYFFITVFYICCQLYDSHDSDFFKLDGSTMNVKLMYNLSCFSVVILPDLESRAIKIPFKDPNAFFDLPLFRFLSGFQVSSCLVTQFDNFLNVCRIHFHWKLVCPLPQYTVADGIQPTDIDHLM